A region from the Flavobacterium enshiense genome encodes:
- a CDS encoding NADPH-dependent assimilatory sulfite reductase hemoprotein subunit, producing the protein MSNKLSPVEAIKTKSDGLRGTLKESIDLDNHTGNVRPDDETLVKFHGMYVQDDRDRRAERAAKKLDKLYSFMIRLRIPGGVINADQWLATHGISEEFGTGTLKITTRQTVQLHGLLKHQLRPTIQAFNTAKLDSIAACGDVNRNVIVSSHPQLSPLHQEIYEYADKISTLLLPKTQSYYEVFIDGEKIYERSSEADPLYEDRYLPRKFKIAIAIPPSNDVDVFTNDIGLIAIIENNRLKGFNIAVGGGLATTHGNPNTYARLGSIIGFTDTEEKTLKAVYEILTVQRDFGNREDRKLSRMKYTVDKLTVEGFKKELENRIGFELLPEQPFIFTERSDRFGWEKNHEGKWFYTLFVEHGVVKPYQKQFLYEVAQLKISNFIFSGNQNLILGEVADNEKAKIDALLIKHEIDKSDSALRKNSMACVALPTCPLALAEAQRYLPELVTKIEPILEKYNLHNEEISIRMTGCPNGCGRPYVAELGFIGTGPGQYNFMLGGDRFGERLNKLYKEKQTEAEILTEVDHLLDRYTKEKNENETFGDFTFRKIISQN; encoded by the coding sequence ATGAGCAATAAATTATCACCAGTAGAAGCCATAAAAACCAAAAGTGACGGTTTGCGAGGCACTTTAAAAGAAAGTATTGATTTAGACAATCACACGGGAAATGTACGTCCGGATGATGAAACCTTAGTGAAATTCCACGGAATGTACGTACAGGACGACCGTGACCGAAGAGCAGAACGCGCGGCTAAAAAACTGGACAAATTGTATTCCTTTATGATTCGGTTGAGGATTCCGGGTGGAGTCATTAATGCCGATCAATGGTTGGCCACACACGGTATTTCGGAAGAATTCGGAACCGGAACACTAAAAATTACGACTCGTCAAACAGTGCAATTGCACGGCTTGTTAAAACACCAATTGCGTCCGACGATTCAGGCGTTTAACACGGCTAAACTGGATTCGATTGCAGCCTGTGGTGATGTGAACCGAAACGTAATCGTGAGTTCGCATCCGCAACTTTCACCATTGCATCAGGAGATTTATGAATATGCCGATAAAATTTCAACATTGTTATTGCCTAAAACGCAATCGTATTATGAGGTTTTTATAGACGGAGAAAAGATTTACGAACGTTCTTCGGAAGCCGATCCGTTGTATGAAGATCGTTATCTGCCGAGAAAATTCAAGATTGCTATTGCGATTCCGCCTTCTAACGATGTGGATGTTTTTACCAACGACATCGGACTGATTGCAATTATCGAAAACAACAGACTGAAAGGTTTCAACATTGCTGTGGGCGGCGGATTGGCAACAACTCACGGGAATCCGAATACCTATGCACGTTTGGGGTCCATCATCGGATTTACCGATACCGAAGAAAAAACATTGAAAGCAGTGTATGAGATACTAACGGTGCAAAGGGATTTCGGTAACCGAGAGGACAGGAAGCTTTCGCGTATGAAATATACTGTGGATAAATTAACGGTGGAAGGTTTCAAAAAAGAGTTGGAAAACCGCATCGGGTTTGAATTGCTACCCGAGCAGCCGTTCATTTTTACCGAAAGAAGTGACCGCTTTGGTTGGGAGAAAAATCATGAAGGGAAGTGGTTTTATACCTTATTTGTAGAGCATGGCGTGGTGAAACCATATCAGAAGCAGTTTTTATATGAAGTGGCGCAACTGAAAATCTCCAACTTCATTTTTTCCGGAAACCAGAACCTGATTTTAGGGGAAGTTGCGGATAATGAAAAAGCGAAAATAGATGCCTTGCTAATCAAACATGAAATTGACAAAAGCGACAGCGCACTTCGTAAAAATTCGATGGCGTGTGTTGCGTTGCCAACCTGTCCGCTAGCTTTGGCGGAAGCCCAACGGTATTTACCGGAATTGGTTACGAAAATCGAACCTATCTTGGAAAAATACAACCTTCATAATGAGGAGATTTCTATCCGAATGACAGGCTGTCCAAATGGTTGTGGCCGTCCGTATGTGGCTGAATTGGGTTTTATCGGAACCGGACCAGGGCAGTATAATTTCATGTTGGGAGGCGACCGATTTGGTGAAAGACTAAACAAATTATACAAAGAAAAACAGACGGAAGCAGAAATTTTAACCGAAGTCGACCATTTGCTGGATCGCTATACAAAAGAGAAAAATGAGAACGAAACCTTTGGCGATTTTACGTTCAGGAAAATCATTTCACAAAATTAA
- the cysK gene encoding cysteine synthase A: protein MKAKTILETIGNTPVVKINKLFGANKNVWIKLERTNPGSSIKDRIALAMIEDAERKGILKPNSVIIEPTSGNTGIGLALVAAVKGYKVILVMPESMSVERRKLMEIYGAQFELTPREKGMKGAIEKANELVSQIPNAWSPQQFDNPANVEVHERTTAQEIIADFPEGLDYLITGVGTGGHITGVAKALKSKFSKLKVIAVEPELSPVLSGGSPAPHPLQGIGAGFVPGIYNNEFIDEVVQVGRDEAFENTRNIAKQEGILVGISTGASLSAVAKKLETIPDGANVLTFNYDTGERYLSIEGLF from the coding sequence GTGAAAGCGAAAACTATTTTAGAAACCATAGGAAACACACCCGTGGTAAAAATCAATAAACTCTTCGGAGCAAATAAAAACGTTTGGATTAAACTGGAAAGAACCAATCCGGGTAGCAGTATCAAGGACCGAATTGCTCTGGCGATGATTGAAGATGCGGAACGCAAAGGAATATTAAAACCCAACAGCGTGATTATCGAGCCAACCTCAGGGAATACCGGTATTGGTCTGGCTTTGGTAGCGGCTGTTAAAGGTTATAAAGTGATACTTGTAATGCCGGAATCCATGAGTGTGGAACGCAGAAAACTAATGGAAATCTACGGTGCGCAATTCGAATTGACGCCTCGTGAAAAAGGAATGAAAGGTGCTATTGAAAAGGCCAATGAATTGGTCAGCCAAATCCCTAATGCCTGGTCACCGCAACAGTTTGACAATCCTGCGAACGTGGAAGTTCACGAAAGAACGACCGCTCAGGAAATTATAGCTGATTTCCCGGAAGGACTGGATTACCTAATTACTGGAGTGGGAACCGGCGGACACATTACCGGTGTGGCGAAAGCACTGAAATCGAAATTTTCCAAATTGAAGGTTATCGCCGTAGAGCCAGAATTATCTCCGGTCTTAAGCGGAGGTTCGCCTGCACCACACCCGTTACAAGGTATCGGAGCGGGATTTGTACCGGGAATTTACAACAACGAATTTATCGATGAAGTGGTTCAGGTTGGAAGAGACGAAGCGTTTGAAAACACCCGTAACATTGCCAAACAGGAAGGGATTTTGGTCGGAATTTCAACGGGCGCTTCTTTATCGGCGGTAGCTAAAAAACTGGAAACCATTCCGGACGGCGCGAACGTTTTAACCTTCAATTACGACACCGGCGAACGCTACCTTTCCATAGAAGGACTCTTCTAA
- a CDS encoding phosphoadenylyl-sulfate reductase yields MNTEIINKLNQNQDIEENLKFLSENVSGKIVFSTSFGIEDQLITDVIFSQKLNNIEVFTLDTGRLFQETYATWHKTELHYSQKIKSFYPNTENLEIFINERGINPFYESQELRKQCCHIRKVGPLQRALAGASVWITGLRAEHSPNRNSIEIVHWDEQYQLYKYNPLLHWTTEEVKVHVTRKGIPYNVLHDQGFISIGCAPCTRAVKEGEDFRAGRWWWEEASKKECGLHK; encoded by the coding sequence ATGAATACTGAAATTATAAACAAATTAAATCAAAATCAGGACATCGAAGAAAACCTGAAATTCCTATCCGAAAACGTATCGGGAAAGATTGTGTTTTCAACCAGTTTCGGAATTGAAGACCAATTGATTACCGATGTAATTTTCTCTCAAAAACTGAACAATATTGAAGTTTTTACTTTGGATACCGGACGATTATTTCAGGAAACCTATGCAACATGGCATAAAACCGAATTGCATTACAGCCAGAAGATTAAGTCGTTTTATCCGAATACTGAAAACCTGGAAATCTTCATTAATGAACGCGGAATCAATCCTTTTTACGAGAGTCAGGAATTACGAAAGCAGTGCTGTCACATCCGAAAGGTAGGACCACTGCAAAGAGCTTTGGCAGGCGCAAGTGTTTGGATAACAGGACTCAGAGCGGAACATTCGCCGAACAGAAACTCAATTGAAATAGTGCATTGGGACGAACAATACCAGCTTTACAAATACAATCCATTGCTGCATTGGACAACCGAAGAAGTGAAAGTACATGTTACCCGAAAAGGCATCCCATACAACGTTTTACACGACCAGGGATTCATAAGTATCGGTTGTGCACCTTGTACCAGAGCGGTTAAGGAAGGAGAAGATTTTAGGGCAGGCCGCTGGTGGTGGGAAGAGGCTTCAAAAAAAGAATGCGGGCTTCATAAGTAG
- the epsC gene encoding serine O-acetyltransferase EpsC — protein sequence MKHPIYIKNNRSEKKLPDKARTEAWTEAIFHWLFSIVEGYADYDLFLKEEAQLWSALTELLDNVLTDNESRFETANCFFGKLETIHTQLEADLEAVFNFDPAAKSVSEVLIAYPGFFAITVYRLAHELWKNNIPILPRIMAEYVHSKTGIDIHPGAKIGERFFIDHGTGIVIGETSVIGNDVKIYQGVTLGALTVSKDKAAEKRHPTIGNNVTLYANATILGGNTIIGDNAVIGGNVWITQSIPAKSLVYHKSEIIIKSKAEFPEPLNFVI from the coding sequence ATGAAACATCCCATTTACATAAAAAACAATCGGAGTGAAAAAAAATTACCTGATAAAGCGAGAACCGAAGCCTGGACCGAAGCCATTTTTCACTGGCTCTTTTCGATAGTGGAAGGCTATGCTGATTACGATCTCTTCCTGAAAGAGGAAGCACAGCTTTGGTCGGCATTGACCGAATTACTGGATAACGTTCTTACCGATAATGAAAGCAGATTCGAAACGGCAAACTGTTTTTTCGGCAAACTTGAAACGATTCACACACAATTGGAAGCCGATTTGGAAGCGGTCTTCAATTTCGACCCCGCGGCAAAATCGGTGAGCGAAGTATTGATTGCCTATCCCGGTTTTTTTGCCATAACGGTTTACCGATTGGCACATGAACTTTGGAAAAACAATATTCCGATACTTCCGAGAATAATGGCTGAATATGTTCACAGTAAAACCGGAATCGACATCCATCCGGGGGCAAAAATAGGCGAGCGTTTTTTCATCGATCACGGAACGGGAATCGTAATTGGTGAAACTTCGGTAATCGGGAACGATGTGAAAATCTATCAGGGAGTTACACTCGGGGCGTTAACGGTGAGTAAGGACAAAGCGGCAGAAAAACGTCATCCAACCATCGGAAACAATGTGACACTTTACGCGAACGCGACCATTTTGGGGGGAAATACAATAATCGGTGATAATGCCGTGATTGGCGGAAACGTTTGGATTACTCAGTCGATTCCCGCAAAATCTCTGGTGTATCATAAAAGTGAAATCATTATTAAGAGTAAAGCTGAATTTCCAGAGCCACTGAATTTTGTGATATAG
- a CDS encoding sulfate adenylyltransferase subunit 1, translating to MNTLKFITAGNVDDGKSTLIGRLLYDSDSIHTDQLGLLQKQTKQEGVEIDLSMITDGLRAEREQGITIDVAYKYFSTKKRKFIIADAPGHEQYTRNMITGASNSDLIIILVDARKGITIQTKRHASVGSLMGIKKAIIAVNKIDLVNYSETIFNDIKAAFEAIKGNLNYDEIAYIPVSALVGDNIVEKSEKTLWFEGDTLLQTLEHIEIPTKENLAPRFQVQWVIRPKDEENHDYRGYAGQVLSGNYKIGDKVKVLPSGIETTIVKIEKHQQIIEKAIAGENVVLHLADNIDVSRGDSIIKTDNLPIASNELKTWVCWLDNSPLQIGKTYLLQHRFRTVRVKIQEIDRKWDINEWQFNESNEVKLNDIGQISLRTNQPLFFDAFTENSKNGNAILIDETNFSTVGALMFL from the coding sequence ATGAACACATTAAAATTTATAACAGCAGGAAATGTAGACGACGGGAAAAGCACCTTAATCGGTCGTTTGCTATACGATTCCGACAGTATACACACTGATCAATTGGGTCTATTGCAAAAGCAAACCAAGCAGGAAGGTGTCGAAATCGATTTATCAATGATAACCGACGGATTGCGTGCCGAACGCGAACAGGGAATAACAATAGATGTAGCCTATAAATATTTCTCGACAAAAAAGAGAAAATTCATCATTGCCGATGCACCGGGACACGAGCAATACACCCGTAACATGATTACCGGAGCTTCCAATTCCGATTTGATTATCATTTTAGTCGATGCTAGAAAAGGAATTACAATCCAAACCAAGCGTCATGCATCGGTTGGTTCGCTGATGGGAATTAAAAAAGCCATCATCGCCGTGAATAAAATCGATTTGGTGAATTATTCCGAAACGATTTTCAACGATATTAAAGCCGCTTTCGAAGCCATTAAGGGAAATCTTAATTATGATGAAATCGCCTATATTCCGGTAAGTGCGCTGGTGGGCGATAACATCGTAGAGAAATCAGAAAAAACACTTTGGTTTGAAGGCGATACGCTGTTGCAAACTCTGGAACACATCGAAATTCCCACTAAGGAAAATCTGGCTCCCCGTTTTCAGGTGCAATGGGTAATCCGACCGAAAGATGAAGAAAACCACGATTACCGCGGTTATGCCGGACAAGTTTTAAGCGGGAATTATAAAATTGGTGACAAGGTAAAAGTTCTACCAAGCGGAATTGAAACGACAATCGTAAAGATTGAAAAACATCAGCAAATTATCGAAAAAGCGATTGCCGGAGAAAATGTGGTACTGCATTTGGCCGATAATATTGATGTCAGTCGCGGTGACAGTATCATTAAAACGGATAATCTTCCGATTGCTTCCAATGAGCTGAAAACTTGGGTTTGCTGGCTGGATAATTCGCCTTTGCAGATTGGGAAAACCTATTTATTGCAGCATCGTTTCAGAACCGTTCGCGTAAAAATTCAGGAAATCGATCGGAAATGGGACATCAATGAGTGGCAGTTCAATGAGTCAAATGAAGTAAAACTCAACGATATAGGACAAATATCACTAAGAACAAACCAGCCTTTGTTTTTTGACGCTTTTACAGAAAATTCAAAAAACGGGAATGCGATTTTAATTGATGAGACCAATTTCAGTACCGTAGGCGCCTTAATGTTCTTATAA
- a CDS encoding DUF2490 domain-containing protein — MRTKPLAILRSGKSFHKINSNRTVVLVVLLFSQLNLLAQKNMTHQQQIWYGYYNSLAFNENWCLKSEIQERQFINPTAQHQLLFRTDLEYKLEGNWNVFVGGAFFLQSPNDPNSDSDLVVPELRPNIGFNNKQKLSFLTISHRYKAEARFFHDVENEELTGGYRFSNFRLRYQLGFDIPVVKKENQERVILKLKDEVMFNVGSKIVKNSFDQNRIYLALNYMVSPAIAIEAGYMNWFQQQKSGVDFYNRDIIRFSFFHNLIVK; from the coding sequence ATGAGAACGAAACCTTTGGCGATTTTACGTTCAGGAAAATCATTTCACAAAATTAATAGTAATAGAACAGTAGTACTTGTAGTATTGTTGTTTTCTCAACTGAATCTTTTGGCTCAGAAGAACATGACACATCAGCAACAGATTTGGTATGGTTATTACAATTCGCTGGCGTTTAACGAGAACTGGTGTTTAAAGAGCGAAATTCAGGAACGGCAGTTCATCAATCCGACAGCGCAGCATCAGTTGCTTTTCCGTACGGATTTGGAATACAAGTTGGAGGGAAACTGGAATGTTTTTGTTGGAGGTGCATTCTTTTTACAGAGTCCGAATGACCCTAATTCAGACAGTGATCTGGTTGTTCCGGAATTACGCCCGAATATCGGCTTCAACAATAAACAGAAACTTTCCTTTCTGACCATTTCGCATCGATATAAAGCCGAAGCCCGTTTTTTTCATGATGTTGAAAATGAAGAGTTGACAGGAGGTTATCGTTTTTCGAATTTCCGGTTGCGCTACCAGTTAGGATTTGATATTCCGGTTGTAAAAAAAGAAAATCAGGAACGAGTCATTCTGAAACTGAAAGATGAGGTAATGTTCAATGTCGGCAGTAAAATAGTTAAAAACTCCTTTGATCAGAACCGTATTTATCTGGCATTGAATTATATGGTAAGCCCTGCAATTGCTATCGAAGCCGGTTACATGAATTGGTTTCAGCAACAGAAATCGGGTGTCGATTTTTATAATCGCGATATTATCCGGTTCTCCTTTTTCCATAATCTGATAGTAAAATAG
- a CDS encoding diflavin oxidoreductase yields the protein MLSETKLTLLQQLVQQASKEEIIWTKGYLAGFLDSNQLTVPTVETPTAVTVKPLIVYGTETGNAKKIASQLLTNFKKNKIQAKSTDIFQLDVSKLEKESLVLFIVSTQGEGEFPQNAVAFYEKLKASETNLSTLNFAVLGLGDTSYPLFCNAGVLLDEVLEQKGAKRLLSLVKADVDYAETVTKWENDLQQVFSKNVSPSSVPTQKSTASSVGNKKNYSGIVSHKVVLNDRGSNKETYHIEITPNEEVVYEPGDAIGFYPKNNEHEIDEIASFFDENAKKEILFDKNIRGLGKKSIQSISGLFGIDIHEEKVDLLDILKKYPKPESVSFDDIVTVLHPIAPRLYSISSAANAHDGEVHVTVNLNTFSVDGTTKTGLCSQFLADFPKDTEIEFYIHKNSNFKLPSDDTDIIMIGPGTGIAPFRSFIAHRDAEGAEGKNWLFFGEQHFVLDFYYQTEIQEWLATGTLAKLDTAFSRDQQKKIYVQDRIREKANEFNQWLENGASIYICGQKNPMSTDVENTIIEVIASERNIGLNEAKQVLDDLETAGKYQKDVY from the coding sequence ATGCTATCTGAAACTAAATTAACGCTATTGCAGCAACTCGTTCAGCAGGCTTCCAAAGAGGAAATCATCTGGACGAAAGGTTATCTGGCTGGTTTTCTGGACAGCAATCAACTTACGGTTCCAACTGTTGAAACGCCAACCGCGGTAACGGTAAAACCATTGATTGTCTATGGTACCGAAACCGGAAATGCGAAGAAAATAGCCTCGCAATTGCTTACGAACTTTAAGAAGAACAAGATACAGGCAAAGTCCACCGATATTTTTCAGTTAGATGTTTCGAAATTGGAGAAAGAAAGTTTGGTGCTTTTCATTGTAAGTACGCAGGGGGAAGGTGAATTTCCTCAAAATGCCGTTGCTTTTTACGAAAAACTGAAAGCCTCAGAAACGAATTTAAGTACTCTGAATTTCGCGGTTTTGGGATTGGGCGACACGTCCTATCCGCTTTTCTGTAATGCCGGTGTATTATTGGATGAGGTTTTGGAACAGAAAGGAGCCAAACGCTTATTATCCTTGGTTAAAGCCGATGTGGATTACGCCGAAACCGTAACGAAATGGGAAAACGATTTGCAGCAGGTGTTTTCGAAAAATGTTTCGCCATCATCTGTTCCGACACAAAAAAGTACTGCTTCTTCCGTTGGAAATAAAAAGAATTACAGTGGAATCGTTTCGCATAAAGTGGTTTTAAACGACAGAGGTTCGAACAAGGAAACCTATCATATCGAAATCACGCCAAACGAAGAAGTGGTTTACGAACCCGGCGATGCTATCGGGTTTTATCCAAAAAACAATGAACATGAAATTGATGAAATTGCTTCATTTTTTGATGAAAATGCTAAAAAAGAAATACTTTTTGATAAAAATATACGCGGATTAGGTAAAAAATCAATTCAATCGATTTCCGGATTATTTGGAATTGATATCCATGAAGAGAAAGTAGATTTATTGGATATCCTGAAAAAATATCCCAAACCTGAGTCGGTTTCCTTCGATGATATCGTTACTGTACTTCATCCAATTGCACCACGTTTGTATTCGATTTCTTCTGCTGCGAATGCGCATGATGGCGAAGTGCATGTGACGGTTAACCTAAACACATTTTCGGTTGACGGAACCACTAAAACAGGCTTATGTTCGCAGTTTTTGGCCGATTTTCCAAAAGACACGGAAATCGAATTCTACATCCACAAAAACAGCAATTTCAAACTTCCATCAGATGATACGGATATTATCATGATTGGTCCAGGAACGGGGATAGCTCCCTTTAGAAGTTTCATTGCTCACCGTGATGCAGAGGGTGCGGAAGGCAAGAACTGGTTGTTTTTCGGTGAGCAGCATTTCGTGTTGGATTTTTATTATCAAACGGAGATTCAGGAATGGTTGGCTACAGGCACACTGGCCAAATTAGACACGGCTTTTTCACGTGACCAGCAAAAGAAAATCTATGTGCAGGACCGCATAAGGGAAAAAGCAAATGAGTTTAACCAATGGTTGGAAAACGGGGCGTCGATTTACATCTGCGGACAAAAAAATCCGATGAGCACCGATGTTGAAAATACCATAATCGAAGTGATTGCTTCCGAAAGAAATATCGGTTTAAACGAAGCCAAGCAGGTTCTGGACGATTTGGAAACTGCCGGTAAATATCAAAAAGACGTGTATTAA
- the cobA gene encoding uroporphyrinogen-III C-methyltransferase translates to MKYLNKGKVILAGAGPGDPDLISLKALKYLQKADVVLTDRLVSPELIEEYADKNALVIYVGKQCSKGIHTPQQDINELMVEFALQGKLILRLKGGDSMLFSNILDELKVLKANAIAYEIIPGISAAFGAASYTGIPLTAREYSRGVRFLTLYDLKTVAPSQWKDWANTSDTLVFYMSGQRLDALTESLLENGISTSKGIAVVQQATTPNQKTTVFSFEDLQTKSLPEFEYVPTLIIVGAVVNLHEEFSWIKEKNTIESYFDNHKNTYQNAI, encoded by the coding sequence ATGAAATATTTAAATAAAGGAAAAGTGATTTTAGCAGGCGCAGGCCCCGGTGATCCGGACTTAATCAGTCTGAAAGCACTCAAATATCTTCAAAAAGCTGATGTAGTCTTAACAGACCGTTTGGTTTCACCGGAATTGATTGAAGAATATGCCGATAAAAACGCTTTGGTGATTTATGTGGGTAAGCAATGTTCCAAAGGAATTCACACACCACAGCAGGACATCAATGAGTTGATGGTGGAATTTGCGCTTCAAGGGAAACTCATACTCCGATTAAAAGGAGGTGATTCCATGCTTTTTTCCAATATTCTGGACGAACTAAAGGTACTGAAAGCCAATGCCATTGCTTATGAAATCATACCAGGTATTTCGGCCGCTTTTGGTGCAGCTTCCTATACCGGGATTCCGCTTACGGCAAGGGAGTATTCGAGAGGTGTCCGTTTTCTGACGTTGTATGATTTGAAAACCGTAGCACCCAGTCAGTGGAAAGATTGGGCTAATACGAGTGATACACTGGTTTTTTATATGAGCGGACAACGTTTGGATGCGTTGACGGAATCCCTTTTGGAAAACGGTATCAGTACCTCAAAAGGTATCGCTGTTGTACAACAGGCCACTACGCCAAACCAAAAAACAACGGTGTTTTCTTTTGAAGATCTGCAAACGAAATCCTTGCCCGAATTTGAATATGTTCCGACACTCATCATTGTAGGCGCTGTCGTGAATCTTCATGAGGAATTCTCCTGGATAAAAGAGAAAAACACTATTGAATCTTATTTCGATAACCATAAAAATACCTATCAAAATGCTATCTGA
- the cysD gene encoding sulfate adenylyltransferase subunit CysD has translation MNNSTNYLNQLEDEAIYILRETAAQFEKPALLFSGGKDSIVLVHLALKAFRPGKFPFPLVHIDTGHNFPEAIAFRDYLVNKVGEKLIVGSVEESIRKYNLKETQGRFPSRNALQTYALLDTIQENEFDACIGGARRDEEKARAKERIFSVRDDFGQWDPKLQRPELWDILNGKVEKGHNVRVFPISNWTELDVWNYIQKYNIELPSLYFAHDRECIVHQDKLVATSEFIQPLPTDKVVVEKVRYRTVGDMTCTAAVPSEAATIKDIIDDIVQTRISERGQTRLDDQLSEAAMEDRKKQGYF, from the coding sequence ATGAATAACTCAACAAATTATTTAAACCAATTGGAAGACGAAGCCATATACATTCTTCGTGAAACAGCGGCACAGTTTGAAAAACCTGCCTTGTTGTTTTCCGGTGGAAAAGATTCTATCGTATTGGTACATCTGGCTTTGAAAGCCTTTCGCCCGGGAAAATTTCCGTTTCCCTTAGTGCATATTGATACCGGACATAATTTCCCGGAAGCCATTGCATTCAGGGATTATCTGGTAAATAAGGTCGGTGAAAAACTAATTGTAGGTTCGGTGGAAGAAAGTATCAGGAAGTACAACCTGAAAGAAACCCAAGGCCGCTTTCCATCGAGAAATGCTCTACAAACCTATGCTTTATTGGACACGATTCAGGAAAATGAATTTGATGCCTGCATAGGAGGAGCGAGACGTGACGAGGAAAAAGCCAGAGCCAAGGAACGCATTTTTTCTGTCAGAGATGATTTTGGCCAGTGGGATCCAAAACTGCAACGCCCGGAACTTTGGGATATTTTGAACGGTAAAGTGGAAAAAGGCCATAATGTCCGCGTGTTCCCGATAAGCAATTGGACAGAATTAGATGTGTGGAATTACATCCAAAAGTACAATATCGAATTGCCGAGCCTGTACTTCGCCCATGATAGGGAATGTATTGTGCATCAGGACAAACTGGTAGCAACCTCCGAATTCATTCAGCCACTACCAACCGATAAAGTGGTAGTAGAAAAAGTTCGATACCGAACTGTTGGCGATATGACATGTACAGCAGCAGTTCCTTCCGAAGCAGCTACAATTAAGGATATTATCGATGATATTGTCCAAACCCGAATCAGCGAACGGGGACAAACCCGATTGGACGATCAGCTTTCGGAAGCGGCAATGGAGGATCGAAAAAAGCAAGGGTATTTTTAG